One genomic region from Sinorhizobium fredii USDA 257 encodes:
- a CDS encoding DUF1353 domain-containing protein, protein MKTMVAMLLAAVGVAVSASSTLAVNFCQSNKDRNCFTGSFGLVDIPGDASHKLLKADFGYVDLNGVGWQTNKETKTDGASIPPLLQPFVGSPWEDGYIRAAVIHVLRQARSNLERDASRLL, encoded by the coding sequence ATGAAAACTATGGTTGCAATGCTTCTTGCAGCGGTTGGCGTTGCAGTCAGTGCCAGCAGCACTTTGGCGGTTAATTTCTGCCAGTCCAACAAAGACCGGAATTGCTTTACCGGCAGTTTCGGACTTGTCGACATTCCCGGTGACGCAAGCCATAAGCTGCTCAAGGCAGATTTCGGATATGTCGATTTGAACGGAGTGGGTTGGCAGACCAACAAGGAGACGAAGACTGACGGCGCTTCGATTCCGCCGCTATTGCAACCGTTTGTCGGTTCCCCATGGGAAGACGGCTATATTCGTGCAGCCGTCATCCATGTACTGCGACAGGCACGTTCGAACTTGGAAAGAGACGCATCGCGTCTTCTATGA
- the tnpA gene encoding IS66-like element accessory protein TnpA — protein sequence MTKQHIEVITSVERRRHWSREEKERLVAAALEPGTVVSDVARSAGIHVSQLFRWRKELCQMSAPSVPPFIPIEVVAALPAPDPLETTPAPRARKKPSIVTIELGRGRRIRVESDVDTEALGRILDVVERR from the coding sequence ATGACGAAGCAGCATATTGAGGTGATCACGTCGGTCGAGCGTCGCCGGCATTGGTCTCGCGAAGAGAAAGAACGGCTGGTAGCGGCGGCGTTAGAGCCTGGAACCGTTGTTTCGGATGTGGCGCGCTCGGCCGGGATTCATGTCAGTCAGCTATTCCGGTGGCGCAAAGAGCTCTGCCAAATGTCAGCGCCGTCCGTGCCTCCATTCATTCCGATTGAGGTCGTCGCGGCGTTGCCAGCGCCTGATCCTTTGGAGACGACACCGGCACCACGGGCGCGCAAGAAGCCAAGTATCGTGACGATCGAGCTTGGCCGCGGCCGGCGCATTCGAGTGGAGAGTGATGTTGACACCGAAGCTCTGGGCCGCATCCTCGATGTCGTGGAACGGCGATGA
- the tnpB gene encoding IS66 family insertion sequence element accessory protein TnpB (TnpB, as the term is used for proteins encoded by IS66 family insertion elements, is considered an accessory protein, since TnpC, encoded by a neighboring gene, is a DDE family transposase.): MIPVPSGVKVWLATGYTDMRRGFPGLSLMVQETLKRDPHSGHLFCFRGRKGGLIKVIWHDGQGACLFTKKLERGRFIWPSAADGTVVITPAQLGYLLEGIDWRMPQKTWRPSSAG; encoded by the coding sequence ATGATCCCGGTTCCGAGCGGCGTAAAGGTCTGGCTGGCGACGGGCTATACGGACATGCGGAGGGGATTTCCTGGCCTGTCGCTGATGGTGCAGGAGACACTGAAGCGTGATCCGCATAGCGGCCATTTGTTCTGCTTCCGCGGCAGGAAGGGCGGCCTAATCAAGGTGATCTGGCACGACGGCCAGGGTGCCTGCCTGTTCACGAAGAAGCTTGAGCGCGGCCGCTTTATCTGGCCGTCAGCGGCCGACGGCACGGTGGTGATCACGCCGGCGCAGCTCGGCTATCTGCTCGAAGGAATCGACTGGCGAATGCCGCAAAAAACCTGGCGTCCGAGCTCTGCTGGATAG
- the tnpC gene encoding IS66 family transposase, giving the protein MTDAADQLPDDLASAHAMILAERAARREAEAVAARAQAVNSHSDALIARLRLEIEKLKRDIHGSRSERKARLLEQMELQLEELEADASQDELAAELAARSSTVRAFERKRPSRKPFPEHLPRERVVIAPPTSCPCCGSAKLAKLGEDIAETLEVIPRQWKVIQTVREKFSCRECEKIAQPPAPFHVTPRGFAGPNLLAMILFEKFGQHQPLNRQSERYAREGVDLSLSTLADQVGACAAVLKPLHGLIEAHVLTAERLHGDDTTVPILAKGKTDTGRIWTYVRDDRPFSGTSPPAALYYASRDRRQEHPERHLKTFTGILQADAYGGYNPLFKMDRDSGPLTQALCWSHSRRKFFVLADIATNAKRGKNATPISPVALEAVKRIDALFDIERDINRLAASERLARRQRDSRRLVEELEAWMRAERTKLSRSSPVAEPIDYMLKRWEGFTSFLGDGRICLTNNAAERALRGFALGRKSWLFAGSDRGADRAAFMATMIMTAKLNDVDPQAWLADVLARIADTPTTKLAELLPWNWTGPRPMMALAS; this is encoded by the coding sequence ATGACCGATGCGGCCGATCAGCTTCCCGACGACCTTGCCAGCGCGCATGCGATGATCCTCGCCGAGCGCGCGGCACGCCGTGAAGCCGAGGCCGTTGCTGCCCGAGCCCAGGCAGTGAACTCGCATTCGGATGCGCTGATTGCCAGGTTGAGGCTGGAGATCGAGAAGCTCAAGCGCGACATTCATGGCAGCCGCTCGGAGCGCAAGGCGCGGCTTCTTGAGCAGATGGAATTGCAGCTCGAAGAGTTGGAGGCGGACGCCAGCCAGGACGAATTGGCCGCTGAACTGGCGGCACGATCCTCGACGGTTCGGGCCTTCGAGCGCAAGCGTCCATCGCGCAAGCCGTTTCCGGAGCACCTGCCGCGCGAACGCGTCGTCATTGCTCCGCCAACAAGCTGCCCATGCTGCGGCTCGGCCAAGCTGGCGAAACTGGGCGAGGACATTGCCGAGACGCTGGAAGTGATCCCGCGCCAGTGGAAGGTCATCCAGACGGTGCGCGAGAAGTTCTCCTGCCGCGAATGCGAGAAGATCGCCCAGCCACCGGCCCCTTTCCATGTGACGCCGCGCGGTTTTGCAGGGCCAAACCTGCTGGCGATGATCCTGTTTGAGAAGTTCGGCCAGCATCAACCGCTGAACCGGCAAAGTGAACGCTATGCCCGCGAGGGTGTCGACCTCAGCCTCTCGACGCTTGCCGACCAGGTGGGGGCTTGCGCCGCGGTCTTGAAGCCCTTGCACGGATTGATCGAGGCGCATGTGCTGACCGCCGAGCGTCTACATGGCGATGACACGACCGTGCCGATCCTGGCGAAGGGCAAGACCGATACCGGGCGGATTTGGACCTATGTCAGGGACGATCGGCCGTTCAGCGGAACGTCGCCGCCAGCCGCCCTCTACTATGCCTCCCGCGATCGGCGGCAGGAACATCCCGAGCGCCATCTAAAGACCTTCACCGGCATTCTGCAGGCCGACGCCTATGGCGGCTACAACCCGCTCTTCAAAATGGACCGCGATTCTGGTCCGCTGACCCAGGCATTGTGCTGGTCGCATTCGCGTCGCAAGTTCTTCGTGCTTGCCGACATCGCCACCAACGCCAAACGGGGAAAGAACGCCACGCCGATCTCGCCGGTGGCGCTCGAGGCCGTGAAACGGATCGATGCCCTGTTCGATATCGAGCGTGACATCAATCGTCTCGCTGCAAGTGAAAGACTGGCGCGACGCCAGCGGGACAGCCGTCGTCTTGTCGAAGAGCTTGAGGCCTGGATGCGGGCCGAGCGGACAAAGCTGTCGCGCAGCTCTCCGGTCGCCGAGCCGATCGACTACATGCTAAAGCGCTGGGAGGGCTTTACGTCCTTCCTGGGCGACGGTCGGATTTGCCTGACCAACAATGCCGCCGAACGCGCTCTGCGCGGCTTCGCTCTCGGCAGGAAGTCGTGGCTGTTTGCGGGTTCTGATCGTGGTGCTGATCGCGCCGCCTTCATGGCGACGATGATCATGACGGCCAAGCTCAACGACGTCGATCCGCAGGCTTGGCTTGCCGACGTTCTCGCGCGTATCGCTGACACGCCGACAACAAAGCTTGCAGAGCTGCTGCCGTGGAATTGGACAGGTCCGCGGCCTATGATGGCTTTGGCATCATGA
- a CDS encoding plasmid pRiA4b ORF-3 family protein: MTVDRIARLHIQLDDIEPLIWRRVEVPLTMSLKGLHDVIQAVMLFEDYHLFEFEAGGRCYDVPDPEDLYERKTFAARNVRIAALIERGIATFSYTYDFGDNWRHTITVEAVEDGNPSIEYPRFIDGERRAPPEDVGSTSGFEEFLNVMAKPRHAQHREFVRWYGGRFDPEDLSVDIIQDRVAKIARRRTLGKAGFAKSQNQQH; this comes from the coding sequence ATGACCGTCGATCGCATCGCCAGGCTACATATCCAACTCGACGATATCGAGCCTTTGATCTGGCGCAGGGTCGAGGTTCCACTCACGATGAGCTTGAAGGGGCTCCACGATGTCATTCAGGCCGTGATGCTGTTCGAGGATTATCATCTGTTCGAGTTCGAGGCTGGTGGGCGATGTTACGATGTGCCGGATCCAGAAGACCTCTACGAACGCAAAACCTTTGCTGCTCGCAACGTCCGCATAGCGGCACTCATCGAGCGTGGGATCGCGACCTTTAGCTACACCTATGACTTTGGTGATAACTGGCGGCACACTATCACGGTCGAGGCAGTGGAGGATGGAAACCCCAGCATCGAATATCCGCGCTTCATCGATGGTGAGCGCAGAGCGCCGCCGGAAGATGTTGGCAGCACCTCGGGGTTCGAGGAATTCCTGAACGTCATGGCGAAGCCACGGCATGCGCAGCATCGAGAGTTCGTGCGTTGGTATGGTGGCCGCTTCGACCCAGAAGATTTAAGCGTTGATATCATTCAAGACCGTGTCGCTAAAATTGCCCGCCGTCGGACACTTGGAAAAGCTGGATTTGCGAAGAGCCAAAACCAGCAGCACTGA